TGAAGATGACCCAAATTGCATGGATGCTGCCAGGTAACAGGCCCAACAAGGTGAGCAAAATATTGATGATTAAAGTCGGACCAACGCCTACGGTGAGGAAGACGCCTAAAGGAGGCAAAAAGATACCTGCAAGAACACGAACTATTTTCATAGAATTCCTTCCGTTTGTTAAATTTGTTTTGTGTGTACTCTGTTTTGTCTGTATTCTCCTAAACCCATCGCTCGAAATACTCCATCAAATGGGTTATTTCATGACCAGGACTGGATAGATCCAGGTTGTGAAAAACCAGCCCTAGGGTTCAGCAGTAAAAACTAAACTTCAGTTTTGAGATCGACGCTTCTCTCAGCAAAATATCGGTTCATGAAAGTGCTGACGAGAGACAAGATCACAGGACCTAGCAAGAAGGCAATCAAACCATCGACTCTGAATCCAGGCACTAAAACTGAGGCGAGCCAGAAGCAAAGACCGTTGATGATGATCGAGAAGCCTCCTAGCGTCACGAAGTTGAGAGGCAAAGATAGAACGCTCAGAGCGGGCTTAACGCCTGCGTTTACTAAACCGATCGCGATCGCCGCAATTAGAGCCGCTGGAAATGTGGCGATGTCAACGCCAGGAACGGCTAAATCTACCACTAGCAAGCTGAGTGCAGTCGCCACTAGCGTCAAAAGATTACTAATCATCTTGTTTTTCCCTTAAACACAACAGTAAAACGCTTTAAAAGTTCTCCCTCGATCTTGCAAGACCTAGGCTGTTTATTACCTCTCTAAGAAGACAGATCTTCCAGTGGGGCTTAAGTCATAGGCACGCATCTCTCTAAGTGCTGACTCAAGGCTGTGATTAAGACCTAAACCTCGTTTAAGATGTTGGGCGGAATAGGCCCTCTAATTAACCTCTAATTAAAAAGTGTGATGAGTTGGAAACGGTGGGTTGTTTTAGTTCTGGCCTTGCTGATGATTGCGCTGGCTTGGGTTGGGATCGTTGCGGCTCGGAGCGGGCTAGTGGTGCGTCAGATAGAGCGCGACGATGTGCCTATGCTTTACCTGGCTCCACAAAATCAGGCTCGTATTCCTGGGGTGCTGATTGCTCACGGTTTTGCGGGTTCTAAACAACTAATGTTGGGCTATGGGCATGTATTAGCGCATGCTGGCTATGGAGTGATGCTGTGGGATTTCTCTGGGCACGGCGGCAGCACCCTGCCTCAGCGCGATTCTTTGCAAGCAGATTTACAGGTGGCTTATGATGCCCTGCTAGCTCAACCAGAAATAGATGCGACTCGATTAGCCCTGTTAGGGCACTCGATGGGCAGCGGCTCAGTGATGAATGCTGGCATTCAACAGGCCGATCGCTTTGCTGCCACTGTCGCGATTTCTCCTACCGGGGCCACTGTCACCCGTGAGGCACCACGAAACTTACAACTCCAAGCAGGCAGTTGGGAAGGTGGATTCATTGCCAATGCTGAGCGATTGCTAGAGAGAGCAGGTGGAAAGAATGAGAACTTGGCAGCGGGACAAGGGCGATCGCTCGTCCTGATTCCCAAGGCCGAACACATCACCATTCTGTTTCGTTCTGCGAGTCACCAAGCTGCTTTGCGTTGGTTGGATGCGACATTCGATCGCCAAAGCTCTAGTCTATATACAGATCGGCGCATGGCTTGGTATGGGTTGCATCTCTTTGGTTGGTTGCTCGCAATCGGGGCCGTCTTGCCTTCTTTTCCAGGGTTAAGCCCAGGGTTGAGACAAGATAGTAAATTTCAAACGCGATCGCCCATCCGCCGTTGGAGTAGCCTGCTGATTGCGACTTTAGCAGCCAGTTGGGTTTTACCGCTGTTGAGTCAGGAAGCGAACTTAGCAGCGCTGGGGGGTGTGCAAGTAGGCGGAGCCGTAGCCCTGTGGTTTGGCATTGCAGGAATTTTCTGGCTGGGGTTGTTAACTCAATTTCCACGACCGACGCTTCGCGCTTTGGTGTTGGGGATCGTTCTCTTCGTTCTCTTGTGGATTGGCTTTGGCCTTATGGCCCAACTCGTGTGGCTACAGTGGTGGCTTATTCCCACCCGCTTAGCGCTTTGGCCTTGGCTAGCACTGGGTTTCTTACCGTGGTTCTTGGCTTCTGGTATAGCTCAGCAAGATATCTCTGGCAGCTCCCGGATTCTGCGGTGGCTGAGTCAAAGCGTTGCCCTAGTTGTAGGGATTTATCTGATGCTGCAATCTGCCCCTCAACTCGGTTTTCTTTATATCTTGCTGCCTTTGTTTCCGCTGTTTATGGCTCTCTTTACTTATGTAGCGGCTCTGCTCAACAATGCTTGGAGTTATGCCTTGGGCTGTGCACTGTTCTTTGGGTGGGCGATCGCCGCAGCTTTCCCTCTCGCTTCATAACCTTCTCAAAGCAAAAGCCTCTGCTGTAAATGCAGAGGCTCGAATTTCTCAGAAACTATTCAAAAAATCAGATCTCAAACTCTAGACGACTCAAGTCAGGAATTTAGTAAACGCCACGACGGCCTGTTACAGCGTAGTAGATGAACAGAGCTACGATCGCGCCCAAAACTGCGACTAAAATACCACCCAAGCTAAAACCAGCCGAGGTAAGGGCTAGCGATCCGGTGGTGAGGAAGCTAAAGAGGCTACCACCGACGAAAGCACCGATGATTCCTAGCAGCATGGTGCCGAGGATACCGCCACCCTGGCTACCAGGATAGATAGCTTTAGCAATAGCACCCGCAATTAAACCTAATACGATCCAAGCCAAAATATTCATCGTTGTTCTCCTTTCTTAAAAACTATCGGTTCTAAATAAGATGTTCTAAGTTCTAAATTGGTTGATGCGTAAATTCTTGAACACATCTATAAGTTATCCGACTACCTAGAGCTTTTCGCACTATCACAAGAGAGAAAGCCATTCTTGCCTTCGGTAGAGTTTGCTGGAAGTCGGCCTCTACCCATTCATAGAGAAAACCTTGCTGTGGCGCTTGGTAGGGAAAATTGGTGGAGAGAGATGAGTTGTGGCAAAAAGTAAAGGCAGCAACCCTTTAGAAGTTACTGCCCCAGACTATAGATAGTACTCGCTATCTATTCAAAATTGAACGATCGCTTATGCGCTTGTGCAAGAATTAGAAGCGATCGCCTATGCAGGAATTAGTACGGTATCAATGATATGAATGACACCATTGTCAGCAGCAACATCAGGGGTTGTGACTGTGGAATCATTGATTTTGACGCCACTGGAAGCATCGATTTTGACATCTGAACCTTCAACGGTAGTCGCTGATTTCAGCTTAGTGACATCCGCTGCCATCACTTTTCCAGAAACGACATGGTAGGTCAAGATTTTCGTGAGTTTAGGCACGTCTTTTAGTAGTGCATCAACAGTTCCTGCGGGAAGCTTAGCAAATGCTTCATCCGTTGGTGCAAAGACTGTAAATGGGCCTTCGCCTTTGAGGGTGTCGACTAAATTGGCAGCCTTGACTGCGGCAACTAGGGTGCTGAATGAACCAGCATTAACGGCAGTATCAACAATGTCAGCCACGTATTCACCTAGTTTTTTGTTTCTGTTGATCAGCTTAGACTACTTTTCAGAAAATAGCTCTTACTATTTCAAAATCCCTCGAATTTTTGATCTGAACTATAAATATCTCTGGTGTTTTAATCTGCTTTTAATCAAGTAATAACTAAATATGTCTTTGCAACCTAAATATATTTGAGTCCTGAGCAGAAATTGGTTATAGCAGTTTCAGGTTGGCGACAAAACCAAATCTGCTTATAATGCAAACATCTTATCAACCACAGTTAATTTTTGCGATTCCAGCCTGATTTTTGTATATCTCTTCATTTAGGAAGAGGCTAAATTTTAGTTTGGATATTGAGCTTGGTTTTATATTGAATTATGTGGTCTTTTGGGTTTCTTTAACCACCTTGAAAGCCAACATGCCTAATATTATTCTTTGTCTCAATTAATAATGTTGGTTTAGATGTTGGCGATTTTTGTGAGGCTAGTCATCTATAATTAGATGGATTTATAGCTCAGTTTTTAGATTTGTAAATCTAGTTCTATTCCAGATTCCAAGCCGTGTAAAAAGCAGCATAAGGTAATCGTTGGGCACAATGCCAAAGCAGTTTGTAGCACTCCTGGGCTTGAGAAGAAGGCTTTTCCTTGGGTTTGTCCTGGGACAGGTCTGTCTGAGTTGCAGAGCCAAAACGTTTCAGAGTAGAAACAATCATTGCTAACTGTTCTTGCAGGAGAATCTCCCTTAAGTCCTCACTGGTACGGCGGTAGAGAGTCGTGGAGTGTGGAGACTGCAAAAGTTGCAGCAATACCTCAACTGCTTGCGGATGTCCCGGCTGTAGATGTCCCAATTGACACGCTAGCCGCCGCTGGGTAGAAGCATCTGTCGCCGTTGCCAAACGCTGTTCTAAAGACGCGATCGCTTGAACTGGATCTCGTCGGACTTGAGTTTTGGCGTTTCGGGACGGTTTGAGAAAAGGTGTAGGTTTTTGATTCGCTTGAATGAATTGGGTGGCGATCGCATTCCCTGGATCTAGCTGCAATAAATTCTCTGCTGCTTGCAGACGTAAAGCCTTGTCCACAGGTGATTCGATCAGGTTGATTAAAGTGGTGGAGGCGATCGCATTGTCTGAATCGATTTTACCGAGAGCGTAAGCAGCTTTCCGGCGCAGCGTATTTTGTTGGGTCGTGGCAATGAGTTCTGTCAGGGTGGTGATCGCCAACCCATTACCAGGGTCAATTTTGCCTAAGCCCTCACTAATTTGTAGCCGCAACGGTTCACTCTGTAGCGTTTGGAGGAGCTGTGTCATGGCTGCGATCGCTACTGAATTCCTCGGATCAAACGTTTTGCCCAAGCTATAGGCAGCATTCCAACGGGCAAAGAAATGGGAGGTAGATTGAATAAATTGTTCTAGAGCCGCGATCGCTTGAGGGCGATCGGTTTGTAGTAGGGCTACTCTTGCTCCCTCTTGCACGGGGAATGGATAGCATTGCCAAGTTTGCTGCTGAGGGTCAAACTCACCAAACCGCCAGCGCAGTAACTGAGCCAAGATGGACTCTGCATCAGCATATTCAGGAAACTCTGCCAAACCTGCGGCTGCAAGAAAATAAGCTTGATAGTAATAGAACCCGCCACAGCCATCCTCCCACGCAGTTAAGGTTTGGAGAAAAACGGTTTTCTCTGTAGCGGCTATATCGGAGCGTCCTAACCACAACAAGATCACCTCTCGCCACTGAGAGGCAAAGACGAGTGGAGATGCCTCTAGCTCTACCGTTGAGCTTGGAGTAGTTGCAGGGAAAAAGCAATGCCAATCCGCGATCGCTTGCGCGGCAAAATACTCCTGAAACGTAGGGTGATAAAAGGCATAGACCTTTTCTCCAGATGCAGTACAGATTCCCACTTGATTCAGCCAGCCTAAATTGAGAGCTAGATCTAGCAATTCTGGGGATTGCTCTCTAAAAACTTGCTGCACAAACGACTGGGGCAATCGGAACTTAGTCTTTGCTTGAGCTAATCCCTGCAAAGCCAGATGTTCCAAGGCTTGATTTAGTTGCCAGCGTTGAGCCAAAGTCGTGGGAAAGCGATCTTGCTTCCACTCGTAGATGGTTTCGACAAACTGTTGATACAGCGCCGCTTTCGAGTGAGGCAGAGTTCCTTGGCTGAGTGACCAAGCTCGACAGAGCAAAGCCAACCGCAATGGATTTTTCACTACATCCTTAATCCGTCGCCGCTCCAGCTTATCGAGTTCTGCCTGCAAGCGATCGCCTAATGTCGGGTGTTGATGGAACCAGCCCTGGATAAATTGTCCTACCTGATCTCCACTTGCAGCATCTCCATGACTAAACGTGAGATTCCGATAGGTGGTAAAGGTTTCTAGCGCGTTTTTGCCACTATCCCAAACATTGAGGCGACAGGTAAGAATTACGTGGGCATCAGCTACCCAACCGCGCAACTGCTTCGCGATCGCCGCCAAAGCAGAACTCGCCTCCGTTGCCATCTCATCCACCGCATCCAGTAGCAGCCACACTCGCCCTTGATTGAACTGCGCTCCCAAGGCTTCTTGTAACTCGGTTGAAACCGTAACTTTGTGAGTTGCCGCTTTCAACCAATCTTGGAGTAGATACTGCTCTAGGCTAGCTCCCTGCAAATCTGCCAAAGAGATCCAAATTGGCAAAGCTTGTTGTTCCAGCAACCAACTGGCGATCTTTTGTAATAGTGTGGTTTTGCCTGCTCCCGGTTCTCCGGCGATCGCAATCCGCTTCGTTAATCCGGGCTGCTGCAACTGTTCTAGAAACTGCTTTAGAGCAAATTGAACCGTCTCTCCCTCCTCTGCCTCATATAATTTCGAGCCTTGATCTGCTCTCACCTCTGTGTCTCGCCGCTCCTGTTGTTTGCGCTCCACCAATCCTAAAGGCACATAAACTTCATCCAACTCAAACGCAACGCCATCTCCTACCGTGAGCGGATTAGTCGTCAATCGTTGATACTGCTGCGCCTCTAAAACTTCTCGACACCACTGCCACCAAATATCCGGGTTGAGCGAATCATCTACTTCTACAACTGTTGTATTTGTATTTTGAGCACTTGTTTTCTGGGTTGTCTGCTGCAACTTTTGAGACCGCTGAGACCGCCGCTGCTCCCACTCCGCCTCAAACCGCTGCAAGTTGGCTTTGCGATCGCGCCGAGGATGCCAGAGCTTCAAGGTGAAATGCCAAGTCTCCGATCCACCCCGATTGGGGCGATTATCCTCCAGCAGCTCTAGAAAATCCTCCAACCGTCGCAACGCTTCCTTAATCTGTTCTCCGGTTAAAGGAGCAGTCGCAATCTTGGTTAAAGCCTCCAAAAACCGCACCTTCGTCCGTACCACCAATCGCTGTTCCGTCTGCCAATGCACCTGAATCTGCGATCGCAACCCATCCAAAGCGACTTCATCATAGTCCAACTCATCATTGGCGTAATCCAACAACACCGCCAACAACTGCTGCGATCGCTTTTTTACTTCCGGGCCATAACTCAGACGTGCCATTGGCAGAACAATCAGCGCTTAAAGGTGATTTGGTAGGGTGCATTGCAATGCACTGCTGGCAAGGGTCAACATTGACAGAATACCCCGCGATCGCCCTTAGTAGCCCTTAGTAGGTTGGGTTGAAGCATGTAGCTTGCTTCCTGCAGGGTAACCCAACCTCTCTCTTATTCATCACAGTGTCTAAATACAATGCAGATGGTCTGGTAGAACGACGATTGCATCAATAGTAAAGGAATGAGTGGCTTTAACGGTGTGGAAGGCATTGCGTAGATTCTCAACCGTCTCAGGAACGTGAAATAGCTTCTGTCGCTGATAAGTCACAACGGTAAAGAAATAGGTTGCGCCTGGAGTGGTGGCACGGCGATAGCGCATCTCATGACCCAATGGTAGGAATCACTAGTAAGTATGGACGATGAGGTGAGCGAGTTAACCATTGAAGCGTTGTGCGATCGCCCTGTAGGTTGGGTTGAGGTCACGAAACCCAACCTACAGGGCGATCGCACTATGTTACTTCTGTTAACGAAGTTGAACGACAAACAGGCTATAACTTCTTTAACTTGATACCATCAAGTATTCAGGAGCTAATTGAAAGTAATAGCACAGTAATTCCTGTACCAGATACCGATATCCTTACACCTTTGTTGGCGGGCTTAGATGATGCCGATTTCTCCGTTTGGCATCCTAGTATTGTGCAAAATAGTGGATTCTCTAATCTCCAAACCAGCAGCTCCACGGAGATCAGCACCACTCAAATTAACCTCGCGCATAATAGTCTCATTCAAAATGCTGCCACAAAGTTTGGCGTTACTCAGATTAGCCCCTCTGATGCCAACTTGCGCTATGTTAGTGCCGCTGAAATCGGTTTCCGTACAGATAGCGCCATCCATAGTGGCTTCTCCCATACTAGCGCCCCGGAGATCAGCACTCTGCAATCTAGCATTAATCAGCTCAGTTCCAATCATCTTGGCTCCTCTGAGAATGCTATTTCGAAGATTGGCACCGTTCAGGATGCTGTAATCCAAATCAACTCCTCTCAAGTTAGCATTCTCCAAAATAGCATTCTCCAAAATAGCTCCGGTGAGAACAGCACCACTCAAGTTAATGGCGCTCAAGTTAGCCCCGGTCAAGTCACTTTCGCTCAAATCAATTCCTCTAAAATCCCTCTCCCCAGCAGCGTAACGCTGCAACAATTCCTCAGCAGTCATAACTACAACCTCTCAAACACAACCGTTCCTGCTTGGACATCATTCCTCCAGAGACAAATACCATTTAACCTCAACTTCGAGGTCAAAGATCTCCCTGCCGGACAACTTGCTGAAGCTTCCCTTACAGGCTACGACTCTTCCAGTCGCCCCACCTCCGGTACTCTTCTCCTCGACATCGACGGCAATGGCTTAGGCTGGTTCATTGACCCCACCCCCTTTGAGAACAGCGAATTCAGTTTATCTCTCACCGACTCTGCCTTCAAAGCCACTCAAGGCTCTGCTGCCTTTGGTCGCTACGACCTTCTCACCACCATCCTGCACGAACTGGGACACCTCGCAGGCATCATCAGTGGCAACCCCGCCTACGATCGACACATCCAAACGATCAACGGCTCTCCCGTCTTCATTGGCGATGGCTTCACCGCTCAGTTAACACCCGATCGCAGCCACCTTGACTCCCGTTACTACCCCTACGACCTAATGAACACCCACCTCGCCCCTGGTGTTCGCAAACTCCCCTCCACC
This region of Trichocoleus desertorum NBK24 genomic DNA includes:
- a CDS encoding YqaE/Pmp3 family membrane protein gives rise to the protein MKIVRVLAGIFLPPLGVFLTVGVGPTLIINILLTLLGLLPGSIHAIWVIFKHDERLNRQEGVY
- a CDS encoding phage holin family protein → MISNLLTLVATALSLLVVDLAVPGVDIATFPAALIAAIAIGLVNAGVKPALSVLSLPLNFVTLGGFSIIINGLCFWLASVLVPGFRVDGLIAFLLGPVILSLVSTFMNRYFAERSVDLKTEV
- a CDS encoding alpha/beta fold hydrolase — encoded protein: MSWKRWVVLVLALLMIALAWVGIVAARSGLVVRQIERDDVPMLYLAPQNQARIPGVLIAHGFAGSKQLMLGYGHVLAHAGYGVMLWDFSGHGGSTLPQRDSLQADLQVAYDALLAQPEIDATRLALLGHSMGSGSVMNAGIQQADRFAATVAISPTGATVTREAPRNLQLQAGSWEGGFIANAERLLERAGGKNENLAAGQGRSLVLIPKAEHITILFRSASHQAALRWLDATFDRQSSSLYTDRRMAWYGLHLFGWLLAIGAVLPSFPGLSPGLRQDSKFQTRSPIRRWSSLLIATLAASWVLPLLSQEANLAALGGVQVGGAVALWFGIAGIFWLGLLTQFPRPTLRALVLGIVLFVLLWIGFGLMAQLVWLQWWLIPTRLALWPWLALGFLPWFLASGIAQQDISGSSRILRWLSQSVALVVGIYLMLQSAPQLGFLYILLPLFPLFMALFTYVAALLNNAWSYALGCALFFGWAIAAAFPLAS
- a CDS encoding GlsB/YeaQ/YmgE family stress response membrane protein, producing MNILAWIVLGLIAGAIAKAIYPGSQGGGILGTMLLGIIGAFVGGSLFSFLTTGSLALTSAGFSLGGILVAVLGAIVALFIYYAVTGRRGVY
- a CDS encoding fasciclin domain-containing protein gives rise to the protein MADIVDTAVNAGSFSTLVAAVKAANLVDTLKGEGPFTVFAPTDEAFAKLPAGTVDALLKDVPKLTKILTYHVVSGKVMAADVTKLKSATTVEGSDVKIDASSGVKINDSTVTTPDVAADNGVIHIIDTVLIPA
- a CDS encoding NACHT domain-containing NTPase, translating into MARLSYGPEVKKRSQQLLAVLLDYANDELDYDEVALDGLRSQIQVHWQTEQRLVVRTKVRFLEALTKIATAPLTGEQIKEALRRLEDFLELLEDNRPNRGGSETWHFTLKLWHPRRDRKANLQRFEAEWEQRRSQRSQKLQQTTQKTSAQNTNTTVVEVDDSLNPDIWWQWCREVLEAQQYQRLTTNPLTVGDGVAFELDEVYVPLGLVERKQQERRDTEVRADQGSKLYEAEEGETVQFALKQFLEQLQQPGLTKRIAIAGEPGAGKTTLLQKIASWLLEQQALPIWISLADLQGASLEQYLLQDWLKAATHKVTVSTELQEALGAQFNQGRVWLLLDAVDEMATEASSALAAIAKQLRGWVADAHVILTCRLNVWDSGKNALETFTTYRNLTFSHGDAASGDQVGQFIQGWFHQHPTLGDRLQAELDKLERRRIKDVVKNPLRLALLCRAWSLSQGTLPHSKAALYQQFVETIYEWKQDRFPTTLAQRWQLNQALEHLALQGLAQAKTKFRLPQSFVQQVFREQSPELLDLALNLGWLNQVGICTASGEKVYAFYHPTFQEYFAAQAIADWHCFFPATTPSSTVELEASPLVFASQWREVILLWLGRSDIAATEKTVFLQTLTAWEDGCGGFYYYQAYFLAAAGLAEFPEYADAESILAQLLRWRFGEFDPQQQTWQCYPFPVQEGARVALLQTDRPQAIAALEQFIQSTSHFFARWNAAYSLGKTFDPRNSVAIAAMTQLLQTLQSEPLRLQISEGLGKIDPGNGLAITTLTELIATTQQNTLRRKAAYALGKIDSDNAIASTTLINLIESPVDKALRLQAAENLLQLDPGNAIATQFIQANQKPTPFLKPSRNAKTQVRRDPVQAIASLEQRLATATDASTQRRLACQLGHLQPGHPQAVEVLLQLLQSPHSTTLYRRTSEDLREILLQEQLAMIVSTLKRFGSATQTDLSQDKPKEKPSSQAQECYKLLWHCAQRLPYAAFYTAWNLE
- a CDS encoding transposase, encoding MRYRRATTPGATYFFTVVTYQRQKLFHVPETVENLRNAFHTVKATHSFTIDAIVVLPDHLHCI
- a CDS encoding pentapeptide repeat-containing protein codes for the protein MTAEELLQRYAAGERDFRGIDLSESDLTGANLSAINLSGAVLTGAILENAILENANLRGVDLDYSILNGANLRNSILRGAKMIGTELINARLQSADLRGASMGEATMDGAICTETDFSGTNIAQVGIRGANLSNAKLCGSILNETIMREVNLSGADLRGAAGLEIRESTILHNTRMPNGEIGII